The Paenibacillus yonginensis genome segment AATACCCTGCTTCAGGATTATGTGCACGGCAAGCTGGACGGGCAGAAAGATCAAGCACCGGAGACCGGCAGTGTATCGCTTGGAGATGCCTTAGCTTTATTGCTTGGCGCCTCGGCGCAGCTGGATTCCGGCGACACGGGCGGCGCCCAAAGCCAGCTTGAACAATTTATTGAAATGTGGCCGGCCGTGGAAGGCGCGGTTTCTATCTCGTCTCCTTCTGCTTACCAGAATACGGAGAACCGGATGACGGAGGCGCTCGGATACCTGGCTTCCAATCCTCCGGCAGCTGATCAAGCCCAAACGGTGATCGGGCAAATGCTAAGCCAGCTTGAGCCTATTTCCAAGGTGACCTCTTACAGCGCGTGGGACGCTGCGCTTGTCATGCTCCGCGAGGGGCTTGAGGCCATCCTGGTTGTAGCGGCTCTGCTCGCCTTTGCCAAGCGGGCGGATAACCGGACCGCCCGCAAATTTATATGGTCCGGGGCGGCACTTGGCCTTGTACTGAGCGGTCTCCTTGCCGTGCTGCTCACCTATGCGGTCTCCCGGGCAGCCTCCGGCAGCACACGTGAGCTGACTGAAGGGATTACCGGGCTGTTTGCTGTCGTCATGATGCTGACCATCGGCGCCTGGCTTCACGGTAAATCCAGCACCCAGGCATGGAATGCCTACCTCTCCAGACAGGTTGGCGGAGCCATTGCCCGCGGCAGCTTATGGTCGCTGTTTACGCTTTCGGGATTGGCGATCTTGCGTGAAGGAGCCGAGACCACGGTATTTTATATCGGTATGGCCCCTTCCATCTCCCCGGCTGAGCTGGTTCTGGGAATTGCAGGCGCTTTGGCCGGGCTAGCTGTACTGGGCTACTGCATAATCCGGTTCAGCAGCCGGATGCCGATCCGGCCTTTTTTCCTGACAGCAACTGTATTGATTTATTATTTGGTGCTTCGTTTTCTCGGCGAAAGCCTGCATGCCCTGCAGATTGCCGGCAGGCTGCCCGCACACAGCCAGAGCGGCCTCCCGACCATAGGCTGGCTGGGAGTTTACCCGACCTGGGAAACCTTTATTCCGCAGCTGTTCCTGCTGGTATGGATCGTGTATTCCTTTGTGCGGCCCCATGAGCGGAAACCAGGCAGCGGCCGGCAGGCTCCTGTCGTCTAAAGGCGTATAAAGAAGCAGCCCCAAAAATTCGGGTTCATGAAACCAGTTACACAAAAGGAAGGAGCGCCAAAGCACTCCTTCCTTTTGTGTCCGTATTATTTTTGCAGCCAGGGCGGTTTCTCCATCACCGATAATTTCTCCACAATGCTGACCAGGCTCTCCACCTCGAACGGCTCCAGCTGTTCCAAATACCATTTGACGATTCGGATCGACTTCTTCCGCCCTTCCTCCATCGCCTGGTTCCCGCATTCCGTTAAGGAGACGAGCACTGCCCTCCGGTCTTCCATGTCATGGCGCCTCTCAACAAATCCGTTCTGAACCAGCCGGTCCAGCATAACGGTAATGGCACTCGGCTTCACCTCGAGCGCATCTGCCAGGTCGCTGACCTTGCAGGGGCCTTTACGGTAAATATAAATCAGCATATGAAACTGCGGACCGGTAAGCCCAAGCTCTTTATGCCTCATAATGTCATTTTCTATTTGCTTAAACGTTTTGGTCCAGCCGTTTTGCAGCCGTTCGATATAATGATCCAGATCTACCTCCACGGTCTGCCCCCTCTCTACTGCCTCTTCGCGTAACCCAAACAACCTTTACTATAAATTTAACCTAACTAACTTTATTTCTCAATGCTTCCGTCAGAATGCCGGGGTATGAAATGTCCTATTCGCGGGGCACAACAACCAGTAAAAGGCTTGCATCAACCTTGAAAATGCACTAAGATATTCTTGAAAATTATTTTCACTATATATTAATTTAATACGAAAAATGTTTTCCGAATGTAAAAACGGGAAGGTGAACGATATCTCAACGGTTTCTACTCCTATCCTGCATGCTGTGCAGGAGCATCTGCCGCAGCTTTCCCAGCAGGAGCGCCGGATTGGCGAATATATTCTCGCTTCTCCCGCCACTGTTGTCCATTTGGGCATTACGGAGCTGGCCGATCAGTGCGGCGCCAGTCCCTCGACCGTTACTCGCTTCTGCAAGGCTTTCCATTTTAAAGGTTATCCCGATTTTAAAATGAAGCTGGCCGGCGAGCTGGCCCAGAAGCCTGCGCAGAACGCTTACCAGGATGTCATCGCCGGCAATGACCTGCAAACTATCGCTTCGGCCATGGAATCCAACCATGTAGCGTCAATCGCCGATACGACCCGGCTGCTGGATATCCAGCAGCTTCAGCGGGCGGTTGAAGCGCTGTGCGGTGCGGGCCGGATCGACCTTTACGGGGTGGCTACTTCATCCATC includes the following:
- a CDS encoding FTR1 family iron permease, with product MNEQTLGYAADHPDHADSAHQAVLAKRLSGLLLAAALLLGQLWLATATVSTSAYASGDHDQTVLDTLLPLVGGALVAAGSGDWTEASSELSQFNLAWQHLSPPDDMNSRVASEAEAARKAIAAQDKESAAKALSALAKDVNAYLEAADASDPAGKESGAASVADAGKQSAGQLLALSNKVAADLKQSDLEVAKRDYKAITDGWTKLENPIRQAHFGLYSKLETQMSLIRVALQANPAKADQAASELSEMNTLLQDYVHGKLDGQKDQAPETGSVSLGDALALLLGASAQLDSGDTGGAQSQLEQFIEMWPAVEGAVSISSPSAYQNTENRMTEALGYLASNPPAADQAQTVIGQMLSQLEPISKVTSYSAWDAALVMLREGLEAILVVAALLAFAKRADNRTARKFIWSGAALGLVLSGLLAVLLTYAVSRAASGSTRELTEGITGLFAVVMMLTIGAWLHGKSSTQAWNAYLSRQVGGAIARGSLWSLFTLSGLAILREGAETTVFYIGMAPSISPAELVLGIAGALAGLAVLGYCIIRFSSRMPIRPFFLTATVLIYYLVLRFLGESLHALQIAGRLPAHSQSGLPTIGWLGVYPTWETFIPQLFLLVWIVYSFVRPHERKPGSGRQAPVV
- a CDS encoding MarR family winged helix-turn-helix transcriptional regulator; translated protein: MEVDLDHYIERLQNGWTKTFKQIENDIMRHKELGLTGPQFHMLIYIYRKGPCKVSDLADALEVKPSAITVMLDRLVQNGFVERRHDMEDRRAVLVSLTECGNQAMEEGRKKSIRIVKWYLEQLEPFEVESLVSIVEKLSVMEKPPWLQK
- a CDS encoding MurR/RpiR family transcriptional regulator — protein: MNDISTVSTPILHAVQEHLPQLSQQERRIGEYILASPATVVHLGITELADQCGASPSTVTRFCKAFHFKGYPDFKMKLAGELAQKPAQNAYQDVIAGNDLQTIASAMESNHVASIADTTRLLDIQQLQRAVEALCGAGRIDLYGVATSSIVAQDFYQKLVRIGKNCTAFADSHMQITSATALSSGDVAVAVSYSGETPETIAALKCAKDSGATTICLTHYGSSSLASLADIPLFSSSLEEGMRRGDMASRIAQLHIIDILFMGMVSSRFEDYVPKLEHSYHNVRNYR